In Gemmatimonadota bacterium, the genomic window CCACTATCCGCATTGCCACTGGCAGGTCCTTTCAGTCCTTTTTCGATGTCTGCCAATGGCTTTTGCAACAACTCGCAAGCTTTTCCCATGTCTATGAGTTTCTCGGCAAGTGCCCAATAACAAAGCCTCTCAAACCGCTACGGCACTTCGTGATTTCCTTTCAGCGATTCTGGTTCGCGCTTCCGCCAGCCGCGTGCAAAAGTCCGGAACGCATAGTCGAAAGTCGATTGATTGATGATGCCGACCTGCTTGAGGCGGATCAAAAGCGTTACCGCGCTTACCCGGTATATGCGTTTGAGTTGGATCAATTCCCGATAACAGAGGGCCTTTCTCCGTTCACCTATTGTGCGTACCAGATGATCTTTAGGCATCAGGAAGGCTCCAGAGAAGATATCTGATGCCTTTTCACGATTGACGGGCGAGGTCTTATCGATTAGCTGGTGTGCAAGTTCGTGGGCGAGGGTAAACCGTCGCCTTTCCTGCGAGGCCTCCGCGTTTACAACAATAACCGGTATCCTGATCTTTTGCCGCAGCCTGTACACAAAACAGGTGAGTCCCGAGATGCGATCGGGCAGGGGCAACCTCTCGAAATTTTTTCTCTTTCTCTCTCAATGTTGTATATATTCAGGGCAGCTAATGCATCAGACAGGGAGACACAGCGATGCGCTTCTTCAACACGAGTGGACCAGTGGTAGCTGCGGACCACTATTGCATCCCGCCCTTAGAACGGCTCAACCTCACCGAGGTTCTCAGGTTCATCCGCGACAAACGCTATTTCGTCCTGCACGCGCCCAGGCAGACGGGCAAGACATCTGCCCTGCTGGCTCTGCGCGATTTGCTCAATGCGGGGGACGACTATCGCTGTGTGTACGTCAATGTCGAAGGTGGGCAAGCCGGGCGCGAAGATGTGGAACAGGTGACGCGCACCATTTTGGCCGGATTGGCGTCTCGGGCACGCTTGACACTCGGCGACGAATTTTTGACCGGGATCTGGCCTGGTCTTCTTGCCGAGGTTGGGCCAGGTGCTGCTTTACAGGAGGCATTGATGCACTGGGCGATGGCCGACCCGAAGCCATTGGTGCTACTCATTGACGAGATCGATGCCCTGATTGGCGACGCGCTCCTGTCCGTGTTGCGTCAATTGCGAGCAGGCTACGATCTGCGTCCGGCGAGTTTTCCGCAAAGCGTGATATTGTGCGGCGTGCGCGATGTGCGCGATTACCGCATCCAGTCAACAGCAGAGAACGCGCTCATCGCCGGTGGCAGTGCGTTCAACATCAAGGCGCAGTCATTGCGCCTGGGCGACTTCTCAAGGGATCAGGTACATGCATTACTCGGTCAGCACACCGAAGATACGGGACAGGTGTTCACCTCCGACGCGTTGGAACTGATCTGGACGCAGACACAAGGACAGCCGTGGCTGGTCAATGCACTGGCTGACGAGACCTGCTTCCAGGACGGTGATACCGCAGACCGACTCTGTATGATCACCGCAGACGACATCCGCGAAGCGCAAGAGCAACTCATCCTGCGCCGAGAGACGCATCTGGATCAATTGGCGGACAAATTACAAGAAGACCGCGTGCGCCGCGTTGTCGAACCGCTTTTGAGCGGGGCAGAAAAGAGTGCGTTCTCCGCCCGAGACCTCGAATACGTCCGCGATCTGGGCTTGATCGCCGAAGACGATCCATTGCGCATTGCCAACCCCATATACGCAGAAGTCGTGCCGCGCGAACTGACCTACGCTGCACAAGCGGGTCTTGTCCAGGATACCACCTGGTACGTCAATGCCGATGGTGGCCTGAATGTGGTCAAACTGATGACCGCGTTCCAGACCTTCTTCCGCGAGCACTCAGAGCATTGGGTAACGCGATTCGAGTATCGGGAAGCCGGTCCACAGTTGCTGTTGCAAGCCTTTCTCCAACGCATTGTCAACAGCGGTGGACGCATTGAACGAGAATATGGCCTTGGCCGGATGCGCACGGATCTGCTGATCGTCTGGCCGCAGGGCAGTCAGACGCGCAAAATCGTGATCGAGTGCAAAATTCTCCATAAGGGCCTGGAGCAAACCATTGCCGATGGCCTGAATCAGACCTCGGAATATATGGATCGGTGCGCTGCAGAAGCGGGGCATCTGGTAGTCTTTGACCGTCGTGAAGGCAGGCGTTGGGCGGACAAGGTATTCCACCGTCGCCAGACGTCGCGCAGTGGAATTGAGATCGATATCTGGGGCATGTGATGAATCACAACATTTGAGGCGCGTTACGGTAATCTCTTTATCATACTACTATGTCTTCTACATACCATACACTCATCATTGGCGCGGGCATCAATGGCCTGTGTACATGCTATCATCTTTTGCGGCAGGGCATTCGCGATGTTGGGCTGGTTGAACAGTTTGCGCTCGCTCATGGCCGGGGCAGTTCACACGGGGATTCGCGCATTACCCGCAGTGCGTATGTGAATGCAGATTATGTGCGTCTTATGCAAATTGCACACGGCGAGTCGTGGCCCCAGCTCGAGCGCGATGCAGATGTCCAACTCATCTATCCCACGCCCGGCTGTTTTTTTGGTCCTCCTGGTGGGAAATACACGAGCTATGCCAGGGCTGTGACAGAGGTCGGTGTGGATGTGGAACCTCTCACTCCTGAAGAGGGGCGGAAACGATTTCCGGTTTTTCGCTTTGAAGATGCCGCTGGTGTTCTGTACGACCGCACGGCCGGGCTTGTGGCTGCCGCACAGGCTGTTGAGTCTCTTATTCGCCTGATTCGCAGGCAGGATGGGGAGATTCGGGAAAATACGACTGTGCAGCGCGTTGATATTACCCGGGATCCCATTCGCGTGGAGACTTCTGCGGGGGATTTTGAAACGGAACGCCTGATTGTGACGGCTGGTCCCTGGGTGTCTCGCTTGCTTCCGGTTCTCAATTCGCAGGTTGCAGTGGCGCGCCAGACGGTTGGGTTTTTCCAGCTTGAGGGGGCGCGGGAGGAATTTCAACCCGGGGCTTTTCCGGTTTGGGGTTATCTCCTGCGAAAAGGCGATATAAGTTATTACGGTCTTCCGCAATTTGGGCGCGAGGGGATCAAGCTGGCCAAGCATATTGTCAGTGGGGTTGACGACGATCCCGACGATGTGCCCACGCAGATGCCGGAGGACGCGATTGAGGATCTTCGCGTATTTATTAAAGCGCAATTTGTTCCGCCGGTTGAGCGGTTTCTCGATTGGGAGACGTGTCTTTATACCAATACGGGTACTGAGGACTTTATTCTGGATGTCCATCCGGATAATCCCAATGTGGTTATCGGGGCGGGGTTTTCAGGGCACGGTTTTAAGTTCGGGCCGCTCACGGGGCGGATTTTGTCTGAACTCAGTCTCAATGGCAAGACGTCGATACCCGAGTTTGAGGCGGCGAGGGTTATGTTTGAGGTCCCACGTAATGTTTAAGCTTGTTATTCACCGACGTGCAGTGCAATTTTCTATCGCGCTTCTGACCGTTCTGCTCTCCGCGCCTTCATCCGCGTATGACCGCGATCGCTGGGAAAATTTTACCAGCATGAATTACGTCACGTCCATAGCGGAAAGCCCGACGGTCATTTTTGTGGCGACGACCGGGGGCATTCGCCGCTATGACCGGTTTGCCAAGTCCTGGCTGGCTCCGCTGACAACTCGCGATGGCTTGCCCGATAACAGGGTACAGCGGATTGCTTATGATAGCGATACAGGTGACCTGTGGTTTGAAACGCCCTCGGGTGTAGGCCGGTGGCTCACTGGCGTGCAGAGTGTCATGCAGGGGGGTAGGCCTCCTGCACATCTGCACAATCCGCGGTCGGTTCCCCAAATTCCACCGGTTTTTCCGCCTTTTGGTTATTATGTCGATGATCACCAGGTTATAGGTCCCCGGCGCAACTATGCGATTACAGATGTGTTGATTGACTCCTGGCGTCATCTCTGGATCGCCACATGGGGTCTGGGCGTTGGGCAGGCCGAACTCCTCGATGGTCAGCTTTCATTTCTCACTTATGGTCCGCTGGAAGAAAACGTCACTGCTATTGCACGCGATGGCGATGTGTTGTGGATTGGGGGTGCGGACACTTATCGCGCACCTGCGCGCGGTATTACCCGATATCGCTCTGGTACAAATACGTGGGAGTATTTTGAATCCAACCGCATCATCGGTCTCGA contains:
- a CDS encoding ImmA/IrrE family metallo-endopeptidase; this translates as MPLPDRISGLTCFVYRLRQKIRIPVIVVNAEASQERRRFTLAHELAHQLIDKTSPVNREKASDIFSGAFLMPKDHLVRTIGERRKALCYRELIQLKRIYRVSAVTLLIRLKQVGIINQSTFDYAFRTFARGWRKREPESLKGNHEVP
- a CDS encoding ATP-binding protein → MRFFNTSGPVVAADHYCIPPLERLNLTEVLRFIRDKRYFVLHAPRQTGKTSALLALRDLLNAGDDYRCVYVNVEGGQAGREDVEQVTRTILAGLASRARLTLGDEFLTGIWPGLLAEVGPGAALQEALMHWAMADPKPLVLLIDEIDALIGDALLSVLRQLRAGYDLRPASFPQSVILCGVRDVRDYRIQSTAENALIAGGSAFNIKAQSLRLGDFSRDQVHALLGQHTEDTGQVFTSDALELIWTQTQGQPWLVNALADETCFQDGDTADRLCMITADDIREAQEQLILRRETHLDQLADKLQEDRVRRVVEPLLSGAEKSAFSARDLEYVRDLGLIAEDDPLRIANPIYAEVVPRELTYAAQAGLVQDTTWYVNADGGLNVVKLMTAFQTFFREHSEHWVTRFEYREAGPQLLLQAFLQRIVNSGGRIEREYGLGRMRTDLLIVWPQGSQTRKIVIECKILHKGLEQTIADGLNQTSEYMDRCAAEAGHLVVFDRREGRRWADKVFHRRQTSRSGIEIDIWGM
- the solA gene encoding N-methyl-L-tryptophan oxidase: MSSTYHTLIIGAGINGLCTCYHLLRQGIRDVGLVEQFALAHGRGSSHGDSRITRSAYVNADYVRLMQIAHGESWPQLERDADVQLIYPTPGCFFGPPGGKYTSYARAVTEVGVDVEPLTPEEGRKRFPVFRFEDAAGVLYDRTAGLVAAAQAVESLIRLIRRQDGEIRENTTVQRVDITRDPIRVETSAGDFETERLIVTAGPWVSRLLPVLNSQVAVARQTVGFFQLEGAREEFQPGAFPVWGYLLRKGDISYYGLPQFGREGIKLAKHIVSGVDDDPDDVPTQMPEDAIEDLRVFIKAQFVPPVERFLDWETCLYTNTGTEDFILDVHPDNPNVVIGAGFSGHGFKFGPLTGRILSELSLNGKTSIPEFEAARVMFEVPRNV